In a single window of the Lodderomyces elongisporus chromosome 4, complete sequence genome:
- the OCH1 gene encoding membrane-bound alpha-1,6- mannosyltransferase Initiation-specific (CAZy:GT32) has product MGRRNYRNYILGTAILISFYYFYLFFNTTKSSASKTDYNLPKFQLLRELESHTDWRTRGLNFQPKYTSPASLESQVQQQLASAYPYDRESAFPKLIWQTWKIGLDDPSFPKRYVNYQETWNDKNPEYKHYVVPDEQCDLLIEELYSTVPEVAEAYKLLPKSIMKADFFRYLILFARGGVYTDIDTVGLKPVDSWISNAVETPKYLDSANTAGFVVGIEADPDRPDWNDWYARRIQFCQWTIQSKRGHPLLLHLISKITELTLTRRDKSQLNKVLGKDQGGDIMDWTGPGVFTDAVFEYVNRLMQKGGDTTKNVISKKKSKSKKREMIEKIVDWKLFTGMEQPILIDDVMVLPITSFSPDVNQMGAKSSGDPMAYAKHMFSGSWKDDQVAN; this is encoded by the coding sequence ATGGGGAGGAGGAATTACAGGAACTATATTTTGGGAACAGCAATTCTCATTTCGTTTTATTACTTTTActtatttttcaatactACCAAAAGCTCGGCCTCGAAAACTGATTATAATTTACCAAAATTTCAACTCTTGCGTGAACTAGAATCGCATACAGATTGGAGAACTCGAGGTCTCAATTTTCAACCAAAATATACGTCTCCAGCAAGCCTTGAAAGTCAGGTGCAGCAACAGCTTGCTCTGGCGTATCCATACGACCGCGAATCTGCGTTTCCCAAGTTAATTTGGCAAACGTGGAAGATTGGGCTCGATGATCCTAGTTTCCCCAAGCGGTATGTTAATTACCAAGAGACATGGAACGATAAAAATCCTGAGTATAAACACTATGTTGTTCCCGATGAGCAATGTGACTTACTTATCGAGGAGCTCTACTCTACTGTGCCGGAGGTTGCAGAGGCATACAAGTTATTACCGAAATCCATCATGAAAGCAGATTTTTTTAGGTACTTGATTCTTTTCGCACGTGGAGGGGTATATACCGATATCGATACTGTTGGTTTGAAACCGGTGGATTCTTGGATCAGTAATGCTGTTGAAACTCCAAAATATTTGGATAGTGCAAATACTGCGGgctttgttgttggaatAGAGGCTGATCCAGATAGACCCGATTGGAATGACTGGTACGCGAGAAGAATACAGTTTTGTCAATGGACAATCCAATCTAAGCGTGGACATCCATTGTTATTGCATCTCATTTCAAAGATTACCGAGTTGACCTTGACAAGAAGAGATAAATCACAATTGAACAAAGTTTTGGGTAAGGATCAAGGTGGTGATATTATGGATTGGACTGGACCTGGAGTATTCACCGATGCTGTATTTGAATATGTGAATAGGTTGATGCAAAAAGGTGGAGACACAACAAAGAATGTGATTCTGAagaaaaagtcaaaaagtaagaagagagaaatgATTGAGAAGATTGTGGACTGGAAATTATTTACAGGAATGGAGCAGCCTATCTTGATAGATGATGTGATGGTATTACCGATAACTAGTTTTAGTCCTGATGTCAATCAAATGGGCGCCAAAAGTTCTGGCGACCCAATGGCCTATGCTAAACATATGTTCCTGGGAAGTTGGAAAGACGATCAAGTggcaaattga